The following proteins come from a genomic window of Prionailurus viverrinus isolate Anna chromosome D1, UM_Priviv_1.0, whole genome shotgun sequence:
- the SSRP1 gene encoding FACT complex subunit SSRP1: MAETLEFNDIYQEVKGSMNDGRLRLSRQGIIFKNSKTGKVDNIQAGELTEGIWRRVALGHGLKLLTKNGHVYKYDGFRESEFEKLSDFFKTHYRLELMEKDLCVKGWNWGTVKFGGQLLSFDIGDQPVFEIPLSNVSQCTTGKNEVTLEFHQNDDAEVSLMEVRFYVPPTQEDGVDPVEAFAQNVLSKADVIQATGDAICIFRELQCLTPRGRYDIRIYPTFLHLHGKTFDYKIPYTTVLRLFLLPHKDQRQMFFVISLDPPIKQGQTRYHFLILLFSKDEDISLTLNMNEEEVEKRFEGRLTKNMSGSLYEMVSRVMKALVNRKITVPGNFQGHSGAQCITCSYKASSGLLYPLERGFIYVHKPPVHIRFDEISFVNFARGTTTTRSFDFEIETKQGTQYTFSSIEREEYGKLFDFVNAKKLNIKNRGLKEGMNPSYDEYADSDEDQHDAYLERMKEEGKIREENANDSSDDSGEETDESFNPGEEEEDVAEEFDSNASASSSSNEGDSDRDEKKRKQLKKAKMAKDRKSRKKPVEVKKGKDPNAPKRPMSAYMLWLNASREKIKSDHPGISITDLSKKAGEIWKGMSKEKKEEWDRKAEDARREYEKAMKEYEGGRGESSKRDKSKKKKKVKVKVEKKSTPSRGSSSKSSSRQLSESFKSKEFVSSDESSSGENKSKKKRRRSEDSEEEELASTPPSSEDSASGSDE; encoded by the exons ATGGCGGAAACACTGGAGTTCAACGACATCTATCAGGAGGTGAAAGGCTCCATG AATGATGGTCGGCTGAGGTTGAGCCGCCAGGGTATCATCTTCAAGAATAGTAAGACGGGCAAAGTGGACAACATCCAGGCTGGGGAGTTGACAGAAGGCATCTGGCGCCGTGTCGCCCTGGGCCACGGACTGAAACTGCTTACAAAGAACGGCCATGTCTACAAGTATGACGGCTTCCGAGAATCG GAGTTTGAGAAACTCTCAGATTTCTTCAAAACTCACTATCGTCTTGAGCTTATGGAGAAGGACCTCTGTGTGAAGGGCTGGAACTGGGGAACGGTGAAGTTTGGTG GGCAGCTGCTTTCCTTTGACATCGGTGACCAGCCAGTCTTCGAGATCCCCCTGAGCAACGTGTCCCAGTGTACCACAGGCAAGAATGAGGTGACACTAGAATTCCACCAGAACGACGACGCAGAGGTCTCGCTCATGGAGGTGCGCTTCTATGTGCCTCCCACCCAGGAGGATGGCGTGGACCCTGTTGAG GCCTTTGCCCAGAATGTGCTGTCCAAGGCGGATGTGATCCAGGCCACTGGAGACGCCATCTGCATCTTCCGGGAGCTGCAGTGTCTGACTCCCCGAGGCCGTTATGACATTCGGATCTACCCCACCTTTCTGCACCTGCACGGCAAGACCTTCGACTACAAGATCCCCTATACCACCGTGCTGCGTCTCTTTCTGCTGCCCCACAAGGACCAGCGCCAGATGTTCTTTGTG ATCAGCCTAGATCCCCCCATCAAGCAGGGCCAAACCCGTTACCACTTCCTGATCCTCCTCTTCTCCAAGGATGAGGACATCTCCTTGACTCTCAACATGAACGA GGAAGAGGTGGAGAAGCGCTTTGAGGGGCGGCTCACTAAGAACATGTCAGGATCCCTGTACGAGATGGTCAGCCGCGTCATGAAAGCCCTGGTCAACCGCAAGATTACAGTCCCAGGCAACTTCCAAGG GCACTCAGGGGCCCAGTGCATCACCTGCTCCTACAAGGCGAGCTCAGGACTGCTGTACCCCCTGGAGCGGGGCTTCATCTACGTCCACAAGCCCCCCGTGCACATCCGCTTCGATGAGATCTCCTTTGTCAACTTCGCCCGCGGCACCACCACCACTCGCTCCTTTGACTTTGAAATTGAGACCAAGCAGGGCACCCAGTACACCTTCAGTAGCATTGAGAG GGAGGAGTATGGGAAACTGTTTGATTTTGTCAACGCAAAAAAACTCAACATCAAGAACCGAGGATTAAAAGAG GGCATGAACCCAAGCTACGACGAGTATGCCGACTCTGATGAGGACCAGCATGATGCCTACTTGGAGCGGATGAAGGAGGAGGGCAAGATCCGGGAAGAGAATGCCAACGACAGCAGCGATGACTCAGGAGAAGAAACCG ATGAGTCATTCAACCCAGGTGAAGAGGAGGAAGACGTAGCAGAGGA GTTTGACAGCAACGCCTCTGCCAGCTCCTCCAGTAATGAGGGTGACAGTGACCGGGACGAGAAGAAACGGAAGCAGCTTAAAAAGGCCAAGATGGCCAAGGACCGCAAGAGCCGCAAGAAGCCTGTGGAG GTGAAGAAGGGCAAAGACCCCAATGCCCCCAAGAGGCCAATGTCTGCCTACATGCTGTGGCTCAACGCCAGCCGAGAGAAGATCAAGTCAGACCATCCCGGCATCAGTATCACAGATCTTTCCAAGAAGGCAGGCGAGATCTGGAAGGGAATgtccaaagagaagaaagag GAGTGGGATCGCAAGGCTGAGGATGCCAGGAGGGAATATGAAAAAGCCATGAAAGAATATGAAGGGGGCCGGGGTGAGTCTTCTAAGAG GGACAagtcaaagaagaagaagaaagtaaaggtGAAGGTGGAAAAGAAATCAACGCCCTCGAGGGGTTCATCATCCAAGTCGTCGTCAAGGCAGCTGAGTGAGAGCTTTAAGAGCAAAGAGTTTGTGTCCAGTGATGAGAGCTCTTCTGGAGAGAACAAGAGCAAAAAGAAGAGAAGGCGGAGCGAG GACTCTGAAGAGGAGGAGCTGGCCAGTACTCCCCCCAGCTCAGAAGACTCAGCATCAGGATCTGATGAGTAG
- the P2RX3 gene encoding P2X purinoceptor 3, whose amino-acid sequence MNCVSDFFTYETTKSVVVKSWTIGVINRAVQLLIISYFVGWVFLHEKAYQVRDTAIESSVVTKVKGFGRYANRVMDVSDYVTPPQGTSVFVIITKMIVTENQMQGFCPESEEKYRCVSDSQCGPERFPSGGILTGRCVNYSSVLRTCEIQGWCPTEVDTVEMPVMMEAENFTIFIKNSIRFPLFNFEKGNLLPNLTAADMKTCRFHPDKAPFCPILRVGDVVKFAGQDFAKLASTGGVLGIKIGWVCDLDRAWDQCIPKYSFTRLDSVSEKSSVSPGYNFRFAKYYKLENGSEYRTLLKAFGIRFDVLVYGNAGKFNIIPTIISSVAAFTSVGVGTVLCDIILLNFLKGADQYKAKKFEEVDETTLKVTASANTVYPSDQTTEEKRSTDSGAYSIGH is encoded by the exons ATGAACTGCGTGTCAGATTTCTTCACCTACGAGACCACCAAGTCAGTGGTTGTGAAAAGCTGGACCATTGGTGTCATCAACCGAGCAGTCCAGCTTTTGATCATCTCCTACTTCGTGGG GTGGGTGTTCTTACACGAGAAGGCTTACCAGGTGCGGGACACAGCCATTGAGTCCTCCGTCGTAACCAAGGTCAAGGGCTTTGGACGCTATGCCAACAGAGTCATGGACGTGTCTGATTATGTGACCCCACCCCAG GGTACCTCTGTCTTTGTCATCATCACCAAGATGATAGTTACTGAAAACCAGATGCAAGGATTCTGCCCAGAg AGCGAGGAGAAGTACCGCTGTGTATCAGACAGCCAGTGCGGGCCTGAGCGCTTCCCGAGTGGGG GGATCCTCACCGGCCGCTGCGTGAACTACAGCTCTGTGCTCCGGACCTGTGAGATCCAGGGCTGGTGCCCCACCGAGGTGGACACGGTGGAAAT GCCTGTCATGATGGAAGCCGAGAACTTCACTATTTTCATCAAGAACAGCATCCGTTTCCCCCTCTTCAACTTTGAGAA gggaAACCTCCTTCCCAACCTCACAGCCGCCGACATGAAGACGTGCCGTTTCCACCCTGACAAGGCCCCCTTCTGCCCCATCTTGCGGGTGGGGGACGTGGTCAAGTTCGCAGGGCAGGATTTTGCCAAACTGGCCAGCACG GGCGGAGTCCTCGGCATTAAGATCGGCTGGGTGTGTGACCTCGACAGGGCCTGGGACCAGTGCATCCCCAAATACTCCTTCACCAGGCTCGACAGCGTTTCCGAGAAGAGCAGCGTCTCCCCAGGCTACAACTTCAG GTTCGCCAAGTACTACAAGCTGGAGAATGGCAGCGAATACCGCACACTCCTGAAGGCTTTTGGCATCCGCTTTGACGTGCTGGTGTACGGGAAT GCTGGCAAGTTCAACATCATCCCCACCATCATCAGCTCTGTGGCAGCCTTCACCTCCGTGGGAGTG gGGACCGTCCTCTGTGACATCATCCTGCTGAACTTCCTCAAGGGGGCCGACCAGTACAAAGCCAAGAAGTTTGAGgag GTGGACGAGACGACGCTGAAGGTCACCGCCTCGGCCAACACAGTGTACCCCAGCGACCAGACCACCGAGGAGAAGCGGTCCACAGATTCGGGGGCCTACTCCATTGGCCACTAG